A portion of the Streptomyces coeruleoprunus genome contains these proteins:
- a CDS encoding FAD binding domain-containing protein has translation MTTHAPQTAQSVTLPVTLDEAVAALTAMPAAVPVAGGTDLMAAVNKGQLRPAGLVGLGRINEIRGWQYQDGHALLGAGLTHARMGRPDFAALIPALAAAARAAGPPQIRNAGTLGGNIVSAAPAGDSLPVLAALEADLVVVGPGGAREVPVSHLLAGRDMLGPGELVAHVRVPLLHAPQVFLKATGRTGPGRALASVAVVLDPARRSVRCAVGAIAPMPLRPLEAEHWIASLVDWDGERGLAPEALLAFGEYVAAACIPDQPPAAEGEEPPPLPPAVLQLRRTVAVLARRALGRALS, from the coding sequence TTGACCACGCACGCACCGCAGACGGCGCAGTCCGTCACGCTGCCGGTCACGCTCGACGAGGCCGTGGCGGCACTCACCGCCATGCCCGCCGCCGTGCCCGTCGCGGGTGGCACCGATCTGATGGCCGCCGTCAACAAGGGGCAGCTGCGCCCCGCCGGCCTGGTGGGCCTCGGCCGCATCAACGAGATCCGCGGCTGGCAGTACCAGGACGGCCACGCCCTGCTCGGCGCCGGTCTCACCCACGCCCGCATGGGCCGCCCCGACTTCGCCGCGCTCATCCCGGCGCTCGCCGCCGCCGCCCGCGCCGCCGGGCCGCCGCAGATCCGCAACGCCGGCACCCTGGGCGGGAACATCGTCTCCGCCGCGCCCGCCGGCGACTCCCTGCCCGTGCTGGCCGCCCTGGAGGCCGACCTCGTCGTCGTCGGCCCGGGCGGCGCGCGCGAAGTGCCCGTCTCGCACCTGCTGGCCGGCCGCGACATGCTGGGCCCCGGCGAGCTGGTCGCCCACGTGCGGGTGCCGCTGCTGCACGCCCCGCAGGTGTTCCTCAAGGCCACCGGGCGCACCGGCCCCGGGCGCGCCCTCGCGTCGGTCGCCGTCGTCCTGGACCCGGCGCGGCGCTCGGTGCGCTGCGCGGTCGGCGCGATCGCCCCGATGCCGCTGCGGCCGCTGGAGGCCGAGCACTGGATCGCCTCGCTCGTCGACTGGGACGGCGAGCGCGGGCTGGCGCCGGAGGCCCTGCTGGCGTTCGGCGAGTACGTGGCGGCCGCCTGCATCCCGGACCAGCCGCCCGCGGCCGAGGGCGAGGAACCGCCCCCGCTGCCACCCGCCGTACTGCAACTGCGCCGCACCGTCGCCGTGCTGGCCCGACGAGCACTGGGGAGGGCGCTGTCGTGA
- a CDS encoding (2Fe-2S)-binding protein has product MTAEDHENTPGTGGWQPTPQGEYDGEATAFVQLPPGAALDGIPLEAPGHGYVPPHIADPHATAHWNFHDALAAEQGLPPAPGPADLTGQWTIPVAQGDLPEESGEYQMSQAAAGLPWAGGATPPATLPGGAPAPWATPQEPQPEPEPEPVPSAAVEEPGAEDGAEPGAEAAHEASTGTAPAEAAPASVPAPTPAADPEPASEDTAPEAGAPGEPVAAPAPATGIADSDEHPHISYVLRVNGHDRPVTEAWIGESLLYVLRERLGLAGAKDGCSQGECGACNVQVDGRLVASCLVPAATAAGSEVRTVEGLAAHGQPSDVQRALTRCGAVQCGFCIPGMAMTVHDLLERNHAPTELETRQALSGNLCRCTGYQGAVEAVRDVVAERAASAAAPDGPPEERPRVRIPHQVPHPHDGGTA; this is encoded by the coding sequence GTGACCGCCGAGGACCACGAGAACACGCCGGGGACCGGCGGCTGGCAGCCGACCCCGCAGGGCGAGTACGACGGGGAGGCCACCGCCTTCGTCCAGCTGCCGCCCGGCGCCGCGCTGGACGGCATCCCGCTGGAGGCGCCCGGCCACGGCTACGTACCGCCGCACATCGCCGACCCGCACGCCACCGCGCACTGGAACTTCCACGACGCGCTCGCCGCGGAGCAGGGCCTGCCCCCGGCGCCCGGCCCGGCCGACCTGACGGGCCAGTGGACCATCCCCGTCGCGCAGGGGGACCTGCCCGAGGAGTCCGGCGAGTACCAGATGTCCCAGGCCGCCGCCGGGCTGCCGTGGGCGGGCGGCGCCACCCCGCCCGCGACCCTGCCGGGCGGGGCGCCCGCGCCGTGGGCCACACCCCAGGAACCCCAGCCGGAACCGGAACCCGAGCCGGTGCCGTCGGCGGCCGTGGAGGAGCCGGGGGCGGAGGACGGGGCGGAGCCCGGCGCGGAGGCGGCCCACGAGGCGTCGACCGGGACCGCGCCCGCGGAGGCCGCACCAGCGTCCGTACCCGCACCCACGCCCGCCGCCGACCCGGAGCCCGCATCCGAGGACACGGCCCCCGAAGCCGGCGCCCCCGGCGAGCCCGTGGCCGCGCCCGCCCCCGCCACCGGCATCGCGGACAGCGACGAGCACCCCCACATCTCCTACGTGCTGCGCGTCAACGGGCACGACCGGCCCGTCACCGAGGCGTGGATCGGCGAGTCCCTGCTCTACGTGCTGCGCGAGCGGCTGGGCCTGGCCGGCGCCAAGGACGGCTGCTCGCAGGGCGAATGCGGCGCCTGCAACGTCCAGGTCGACGGCCGCCTCGTCGCCTCCTGCCTGGTGCCCGCGGCCACCGCCGCCGGCAGCGAGGTCCGTACGGTCGAGGGCCTGGCCGCGCACGGGCAGCCCTCCGACGTCCAGCGCGCCCTGACCCGCTGCGGCGCCGTCCAGTGCGGCTTCTGCATCCCCGGCATGGCCATGACCGTGCACGACCTGCTGGAGCGCAACCACGCCCCCACCGAGCTGGAGACCCGCCAGGCGCTCTCCGGCAACCTGTGCCGCTGCACCGGCTACCAGGGCGCCGTGGAGGCCGTACGGGACGTCGTCGCCGAGCGCGCGGCGAGCGCCGCCGCCCCCGACGGCCCGCCCGAGGAGCGCCCCCGGGTCCGCATCCCGCACCAGGTTCCCCACCCGCACGACGGAGGCACGGCGTGA